A DNA window from Oncorhynchus tshawytscha isolate Ot180627B linkage group LG13, Otsh_v2.0, whole genome shotgun sequence contains the following coding sequences:
- the LOC112246161 gene encoding dendritic cell-specific transmembrane protein isoform X2 produces MPSQLERLALFRVWSMMVLLYTSDHRKGWRHILLHFLSCLTLSLALGGALLLGLYFSLNYRLVVCGVTSGCCSLLLTAVLFCSKRVRCFSLLFLISCTMKQGRNLLLTAGTGLVILWNVQNTLRNLREVSRSLVCNLEKKRVLLDVSPINNYVNLLRWVGEKLNKFIDFGVVKYESSFTVGHSVESNDLTVKLQDAVRTLNTTAKSAEVCIDLVMAVFQRGVPVLGVTLVIITTTLFLRKYFFNLKYQNTFITSRFIRYDDQQRAEGKPYLLPLSPEEADQFRSIPSARFTRREGYTMLWFLVPVLTHLPTWLLFISLDALLYWLILIINKHLLELKPFSINLKMNLNEDNSIVFISLPGGVIMEDFSYTFTLFQEDCLPQPSLLLSRSLVPLSVIYWS; encoded by the exons ATGCCATCCCAACTTGAGAGGCTGGCTCTGTTCCGGGTCTGGTCCATGATGGTCCTGCTCTACACCTCGGACCACAGGAAGGGCTGGAGACAtatcctcctccacttcctcagCTGCTTGACCCTGAGCCTGGCCTTGGGAGGGGCCCTCCTACTGGGCCTCTACTTCTCTCTGAACTACAGGCTAGTGGTGTGTGGAGTCACCTCAGGCTGCTGCTCACTCCTGTTGACAGCTGTCCTGTTCTGCTCCAAGAGAGTCCGCTGCTTCTCCTTGCTGTTTCTTATCTCCTGCACTATGAAGCAGGGCAGGAACCTGCTTCTGACGGCAGGCACTGGGCTGGTGATCCTCTGGAATGTCCAGAACACCTTAAg AAACCTCAGAGAAGTGTCCAGAAGTCTGGTGTGTAACCTGGAGAAGAAGAGAGTGTTGTTGGACGTCAGTCCAATAAATAACTATGTCAATCTGCTGAGGTGGGTGGGCGAGAAGCTCAACAAGTTCATAGACTTTGGAGTTGTCAAGTACGAGTCATCATTCACCGTCGGACACAGCGTTGAGTCCAACGATCTGACGGTGAAACTTCAGGATGCTGTCCGGACACTGAACACAACAGCGAAGAGCGCTGAGGTGTGCATCGACCTGGTGATGGCTGTGTTCCAGAGAGGAGTCCCGGTACTAGGGGTCACCCTggtcatcatcaccactaccctGTTCCTCAGAAAATACTTCTTCAACCTCAAGTACCAGAACACTTTCATCACCAGCAGGTTTATTAGATACGATGATCAACAGAGAGCTGAGGGGAagccctacctcctccctctgaGCCCAGAGGAGGCAGATCAGTTCCGCTCTATCCCCTCCGCCCGCTTCACACGGAGAGAGGGCTACACCATGCTCTGGTTCCTGGTTCCAGTGCTCACCCACCTCCCAACCTGGCTCTTATTCATCTCCCTGGACGCCCTGCTCTACTGGCTTATTCTGATTATCAACAAACACCTTCTGGAACTGAAACCATTCAGCATTAACCTAAAGATGAACCTAAAC GAAGACAACAGCATCGTGTTTATCTCTCTCCCAGGCGGAGTCATCATGGAGGATTTCTCCTACACCTTCACCCTCTTTCAGGAGGATTGCCTTCCCCagccctccctgctcctctccag GTCCCTGGTCCCACTGTCTGTTATCTACTGGTCCTAG
- the LOC112246161 gene encoding dendritic cell-specific transmembrane protein isoform X1 codes for MPSQLERLALFRVWSMMVLLYTSDHRKGWRHILLHFLSCLTLSLALGGALLLGLYFSLNYRLVVCGVTSGCCSLLLTAVLFCSKRVRCFSLLFLISCTMKQGRNLLLTAGTGLVILWNVQNTLRNLREVSRSLVCNLEKKRVLLDVSPINNYVNLLRWVGEKLNKFIDFGVVKYESSFTVGHSVESNDLTVKLQDAVRTLNTTAKSAEVCIDLVMAVFQRGVPVLGVTLVIITTTLFLRKYFFNLKYQNTFITSRFIRYDDQQRAEGKPYLLPLSPEEADQFRSIPSARFTRREGYTMLWFLVPVLTHLPTWLLFISLDALLYWLILIINKHLLELKPFSINLKMNLNEDNSIVFISLPGGVIMEDFSYTFTLFQEDCLPQPSLLLSRSLVPLSVILVVLLVLDLLSAKMGQLKLLVSEQFYNDNADQRVQQLHAMISHKRAKTRPPTKRTALLRLLKQKSFWFPLFFHTAKEICVSPEEIQNSDHLGN; via the exons ATGCCATCCCAACTTGAGAGGCTGGCTCTGTTCCGGGTCTGGTCCATGATGGTCCTGCTCTACACCTCGGACCACAGGAAGGGCTGGAGACAtatcctcctccacttcctcagCTGCTTGACCCTGAGCCTGGCCTTGGGAGGGGCCCTCCTACTGGGCCTCTACTTCTCTCTGAACTACAGGCTAGTGGTGTGTGGAGTCACCTCAGGCTGCTGCTCACTCCTGTTGACAGCTGTCCTGTTCTGCTCCAAGAGAGTCCGCTGCTTCTCCTTGCTGTTTCTTATCTCCTGCACTATGAAGCAGGGCAGGAACCTGCTTCTGACGGCAGGCACTGGGCTGGTGATCCTCTGGAATGTCCAGAACACCTTAAg AAACCTCAGAGAAGTGTCCAGAAGTCTGGTGTGTAACCTGGAGAAGAAGAGAGTGTTGTTGGACGTCAGTCCAATAAATAACTATGTCAATCTGCTGAGGTGGGTGGGCGAGAAGCTCAACAAGTTCATAGACTTTGGAGTTGTCAAGTACGAGTCATCATTCACCGTCGGACACAGCGTTGAGTCCAACGATCTGACGGTGAAACTTCAGGATGCTGTCCGGACACTGAACACAACAGCGAAGAGCGCTGAGGTGTGCATCGACCTGGTGATGGCTGTGTTCCAGAGAGGAGTCCCGGTACTAGGGGTCACCCTggtcatcatcaccactaccctGTTCCTCAGAAAATACTTCTTCAACCTCAAGTACCAGAACACTTTCATCACCAGCAGGTTTATTAGATACGATGATCAACAGAGAGCTGAGGGGAagccctacctcctccctctgaGCCCAGAGGAGGCAGATCAGTTCCGCTCTATCCCCTCCGCCCGCTTCACACGGAGAGAGGGCTACACCATGCTCTGGTTCCTGGTTCCAGTGCTCACCCACCTCCCAACCTGGCTCTTATTCATCTCCCTGGACGCCCTGCTCTACTGGCTTATTCTGATTATCAACAAACACCTTCTGGAACTGAAACCATTCAGCATTAACCTAAAGATGAACCTAAAC GAAGACAACAGCATCGTGTTTATCTCTCTCCCAGGCGGAGTCATCATGGAGGATTTCTCCTACACCTTCACCCTCTTTCAGGAGGATTGCCTTCCCCagccctccctgctcctctccag GTCCCTGGTCCCACTGTCTGTTATCCTGGTTGTTCTACTGGTCCTAGACCTGCTGTCTGCCAAGATGGGTCAGCTCAAACTACTGGTCTCAGAACAGTTCTACAACGACAACGCAGACCAGAGGGTGCAGCAACTTCATGCTATGATCAGCCACAAAAGAGCCAAGACGAGGCCTCCAACGAAGAGGACTGCTCTGCTGAGACTGCTAAAACAA